TGACGACGAAGCCCAGCACCGCACCAAACGCGGCGCCAAGCAGGAGCACGATTACCTTCCTGGGACGGAGAGGCTTGACGGGAACCAGCGCCTTGTCGACGAGCGCCGCATTGCCCCCCGCGCCCGCTTCGGCGATCTGCAATTGCTGTGCGTTGTTCAACAGGCCCACGTAGAGCTGGTTGTTCACCTCAACATCGCGTGCAAGGCGCACGTATTGCTGCTGCATTGAGGGCAACTGCGCGATACGGCCTTGCAATTCCGCGGCTTTTTGATCCAATGCCTTGAATTTGTTTTCCACCGCTATCAGTTGCGGTTGGCCTTCTTGCCAACGCTGCCGGAAGTCCTCGTAATTCAGCCTGGCATCGAGTCGCTCCTTCTCGATGAGCGCCGATTCGTCGAGCAGGTTCTTGGCCTCGCCCTGAACGTCTATCGTGCCTTCCTTGTTGCGATAGTCGTTGAGCGCCTGCTCCGCTTTTTGCACGCGTTCCTTCACGATCGGCAACTGCGAATTCAGGAACGCAAGACTGCGTTCGGCATCGGCAGCACGGCGCTTGCCGTTCGAATCGAGATAAGCGGTTGCGAGCGCATTGACGAAACGCGCAGCAACGAAGGGATTGACGTTTTCGTAAGAAAACTGCATCACGCCCGACTCACGCTTGGTCTCGGCAGCGATGAAGACTTTCTGAATCTCCTCGAGGAGCGTTTGCGTCGGCACACGCTTGACCGTGAATTCGGTGCCCGGGTGCGCGAGAATCTCCTCGATATCGACCTTGTACCCATTTGCTTGAGCCGGTATGCCGACTCTGCCGCTCAACGCCTCGCGGCCATCGCTATCCTTGAGCGTCCACTTGCCATCCCCAATGAAATCGAGCTCGAGCTTCTCGCCGATCTGATCGTCCGGCACTTCATATTCTTTGAAGACGACATGCTCGCCGCCCCACGCCCAGTTCGGCTTTTCGATAAGCGGATTGACCAGGCCGTTCGGCTCTCTGGGCAGAATGGTCGACAGGAACCCGCCGACCAGCGGAACAGAATTCTTGATTGAGACTTCCGCTTGCGCCACCGTAGTATCCATGGCTTTAAGCATCACTTCGCGCGAACGCAGAATGTCCAGTTCCCCGGCGACAGGAGAATCCTGCACATCCAGCGCTCTGGACACATCGGAAAGTGAGCCGAGCGGACTCGATTTGCGCTCTTCCACCTGGATCAATGCGTCGGCGAGATATACCGGCGAGGAAAACACGATATACGCAATCGACAGCATCAAACAGCCAAAGAAAATGCCAAAGAAAATCCGTTTTCGATCAATGAGATTTTCGAGCATGTCGACAGACGACAGCTTTACGCCCTCGTAAGCGCTTCCCCCGCGCAGATCAAAGATGTCACGCTCATACTGCGGGGTTCGATGGAGA
The genomic region above belongs to Paraburkholderia sp. HP33-1 and contains:
- a CDS encoding polysaccharide biosynthesis tyrosine autokinase, whose protein sequence is MVSCYDVLISCRRTTAGQRVFCVDLSRKQRSQRMDLHRTPQYERDIFDLRGGSAYEGVKLSSVDMLENLIDRKRIFFGIFFGCLMLSIAYIVFSSPVYLADALIQVEERKSSPLGSLSDVSRALDVQDSPVAGELDILRSREVMLKAMDTTVAQAEVSIKNSVPLVGGFLSTILPREPNGLVNPLIEKPNWAWGGEHVVFKEYEVPDDQIGEKLELDFIGDGKWTLKDSDGREALSGRVGIPAQANGYKVDIEEILAHPGTEFTVKRVPTQTLLEEIQKVFIAAETKRESGVMQFSYENVNPFVAARFVNALATAYLDSNGKRRAADAERSLAFLNSQLPIVKERVQKAEQALNDYRNKEGTIDVQGEAKNLLDESALIEKERLDARLNYEDFRQRWQEGQPQLIAVENKFKALDQKAAELQGRIAQLPSMQQQYVRLARDVEVNNQLYVGLLNNAQQLQIAEAGAGGNAALVDKALVPVKPLRPRKVIVLLLGAAFGAVLGFVVTQLISVFSGRIRDPKRLESMVGIQTLGVLPISPHQLQASSAKTSRFMLSHEQADTPLVEAIDSLAHSLQHKLESKEGAKVVLVTSAVPGQGKSMLSANLAYLYAERGLKTLVIDADMHRSGLHRYLPIDREDGLSSVLQGKLDAIEAISQQFETLHVLPAGKQVRRVRNLLGFERLNALIKSLRDHYDMILIDSPPVLPMADAAALSKVADATIFVARQGMVSYSEVSESVSRLNKVGADVIGMVFNGFEPSPLRYAYYSDAYKYPDEATAKLE